Proteins encoded together in one Apteryx mantelli isolate bAptMan1 unplaced genomic scaffold, bAptMan1.hap1 HAP1_SCAFFOLD_20, whole genome shotgun sequence window:
- the LOC136995950 gene encoding olfactory receptor 14A16-like: MSNSSSLSEFLLLALADTRELQLLHFSLFLGIYLAALLGNGLIITAVACDHHLHTPMYFFLLNLSLLDLGIISTTVPKSMANSLWDTRAISYSGCAAQVFLLFFLFGGEYSLLTVMAYDRFVAICKPLHYGTIMGSRACLKMAAAAWASGFLNALIHTANTFSMPLCKGNVVDQFFCEIPQILKLSCSESYLREVGLIVVNACLDFGCFVFIVLSYVQIFTTVLRIPSEQGRHKAFSMCLPHLTVVSLFVSTAMFAYLKPPSLSSPALDLVVTVLYAVVPPAVNPLIYSMRNKELKDALRKVISWTFFSSAKIAFAFHI, translated from the coding sequence atgtccaacagcagttccctcagcgagttcctcctcctggcgttagcggacacacgggagctgcagctcttgcacttctcgctcttcctgggcatctacctggctgccctcctgggcaatggcctcatcatcacagccgtagcctgtgaccaccacctccacacccccatgtacttcttcctcctcaacctctccctccttgaccttggcatcatatctaccactgtccccaaatccatggccaattccctgtgggacaccagggccatttcctactcaggatgtgctgcacaggtattcctgcttttcttcttgtttggaggagagtattctctcctcacagtcatggcttatgaccgctttgtcgccatctgtaaacccctgcactatgggaccatcatgggcagcagagcctgtctcaaaatggcagcagctgcctgggccagcggttttctcaatgctctcatacacactgctaacacattttcaatgccactctgcaaaggcaatgtggtggaccagttcttctgtgaaatcccccagatcctcaagctctcctgctcagaatcctacctcagggaagttgggcttattgtggttaatGCCTGTctagactttgggtgttttgttttcattgtgctgtcctacgtgcagatcttcacgactgtgctgaggatcccctctgagcagggcaggcacaaagccttttccatgtgcctgcctcacctgaccgtggtctccctgtttgttagcacagccatgtttgcctacctgaaacccccttccctctcctccccagctctggatctggtggtgactgttctgtacgcggtggtgcctccagcagtgaaccccctcatctacagcatgaggaacaaggagctcaaagatgccctgaggaaagtgatttcatggacatttttcagcagtgcgaaaattgcctttgcttttcataTATGA